Genomic DNA from Lutibacter sp. A80:
AAATATAAATATTTAAGCTTAAAATAATAAATCGAGGTAATTTTATATACTATTATTACAAATATGCTAAAAATTTAAAGTTACATTTAACATAGTTTTATTCAAGAAATTATTTTAGTATTTTTGTGAAAACTAAAAAAAATGGCTTTAATATTAAAAGGAGATAGAGAGATTAATGAAGTAAAATCCAGTAAAGCAAAAGCTTTAAAAGTTAATCTGAATAAACATACTTATGGAACTTTTGCAGAAATAGGTGCAGGTCAAGAAACTGTGCGTCATTTCTTTAGAGCTGGAGGTGCATCTGGTACTATTGCAAAAGCCATGAGTGCTTACGATAAAGATTTCTCTGATGCTATATATGGAGTCGAAGAAGACGGTCGTTATGTTACTGAAAATAGGCTTAAAAAAATGCTTACCTATGAGGTAGAAATAATTGAAGACCGTTTAAGTAGAAAAACACATCCTAACAACATATTTTTCACCTATGCCAATACAGTAACCACCATAGATTTTGTTAAAAAATTTAAAGGCCATGGTTGGGTAGGTATTCGATTTCAATTATCACCTTTAGAAGATTACAGTGAAATAATCTTACACATTCGATTTAAAGAAACAGATGCTAAATTACAACAAGAAACCCTAGGAGTTTTAGGAGTTAATTTAATATATGGTGCATTTTATTTAAACGACAAACCTAAAGAATTATTAAAATCTCTGTATGATAATTTACATGAAGTTCAGTTAGAAATTGATATGATTAATTTTTCTGGACCTCGTTTTTCATATGTAGATAATAGGTTAATGAGTTTACTACTGGTAAAAAATGGTATGACAAATGCCGTAATGTTTGGTCCAGATGGTAATAACTTACTACCTGCACAACAATTATACAAAGCCAATATTTTAGCTCTAAGAGGTAGCTTTAGACCTGTTACAAAAGTAAACATGGATATGTTTAAACTTGCAGAGCAAATGTTTTTAAATGAAAGTAAGGTAAAAGCTGAAAACACAAAAATTATTTTTGAAATTACCTTGACAAATTTAAGTTCTGATGGAGAAATTGATGAAAGAGATTTCTTAGATCGAGCGGAATTACTTTGTTCTCTTGGACAAAATGTTATGATTACCAATTACCAAGAATACTATAAATTGGTTGAATATTTTTCAGAATTCACAAAAGAAAGAATTGCTTTAGCAATGGGTGTTCAAAGTTTTGTTCAAATATTTAACGAAAAATATTATCGTAATTTAAGCGGTGGAATTTTAGAAGCCTTTGGTAAATTATTCTTTAAAGATTTAAAAGTTTACTTATACCCTCTTAAAGATGAACGCACTGGAGAAATTAAAACTAGCGAAAACTTAAAAGTACATCCTCGTATGAAAGAATTATACAAATTCTTTAAATACAATGGAAAAGTTATTGATATTAAAGATTTTGATCCAGAAATACTAGATGTCTTCTCTAGAAAAGTATTAGATATGATTGCTAATGGAGAACATGGATGGGAAGAAATGCTTCCTATCGGAATTGCTGAAACCATTAAAAGTGAACGTTTATTTGGGTATTCAAAAAGAAAATTTTTCAAAAAACACTAATTTTTTGCTATAAATTAAACCTTTATTAATTTTAGGTGTCTTATAATAAATATTCATAAGTGGATAACGATGCATTATTAGTAGCGCAACTAAAAGATAAAAAAACACAAGAACAAGCTTTTAGAAAATTAATGTCTTTATACAAAGAACGTTTGTATTGGCATATACGTAAAATTGTATATGTACATGCCGATGCTGATGATGTTTTACAAAACACTTTTATAAAAATTTTTAGAAACATTCATTCATTTAAAGAAGAAAGCAAATTATATTCTTG
This window encodes:
- a CDS encoding TonB-dependent receptor, encoding MALILKGDREINEVKSSKAKALKVNLNKHTYGTFAEIGAGQETVRHFFRAGGASGTIAKAMSAYDKDFSDAIYGVEEDGRYVTENRLKKMLTYEVEIIEDRLSRKTHPNNIFFTYANTVTTIDFVKKFKGHGWVGIRFQLSPLEDYSEIILHIRFKETDAKLQQETLGVLGVNLIYGAFYLNDKPKELLKSLYDNLHEVQLEIDMINFSGPRFSYVDNRLMSLLLVKNGMTNAVMFGPDGNNLLPAQQLYKANILALRGSFRPVTKVNMDMFKLAEQMFLNESKVKAENTKIIFEITLTNLSSDGEIDERDFLDRAELLCSLGQNVMITNYQEYYKLVEYFSEFTKERIALAMGVQSFVQIFNEKYYRNLSGGILEAFGKLFFKDLKVYLYPLKDERTGEIKTSENLKVHPRMKELYKFFKYNGKVIDIKDFDPEILDVFSRKVLDMIANGEHGWEEMLPIGIAETIKSERLFGYSKRKFFKKH